One window of the Natronomonas marina genome contains the following:
- a CDS encoding DUF5817 domain-containing protein, translating into MYSVVGCSECRNLWVVEGRPETTQCSRCRTRHRFEKLKAFAETDSSEAAARVRSSMLADRADDGEFVDPDEIDPDSVGMSDGEFLAASGLDAETVSDAGERATAASPSRQEAVRAALRELEEPTAEEVAARAAEHGVDREYVERALEKLRRRGEVTETGGCYRLL; encoded by the coding sequence ATGTACTCCGTGGTCGGCTGTTCGGAGTGTCGGAACCTGTGGGTCGTCGAGGGGCGCCCGGAGACGACGCAGTGTTCCCGGTGTCGGACGCGGCACCGCTTCGAGAAGCTGAAGGCATTCGCCGAGACCGACAGCTCCGAGGCGGCCGCCCGCGTCCGGAGTTCGATGCTCGCCGACCGGGCCGACGACGGCGAGTTCGTCGACCCCGACGAGATCGACCCCGATTCGGTCGGCATGAGCGACGGGGAGTTCCTCGCGGCCTCGGGGCTGGACGCCGAGACGGTGAGCGACGCCGGCGAGCGGGCGACGGCTGCCTCGCCCTCCCGGCAGGAGGCGGTCCGGGCGGCGCTCCGTGAACTCGAGGAGCCGACCGCCGAGGAGGTGGCCGCCCGCGCCGCCGAGCACGGCGTCGACCGCGAGTACGTCGAGCGGGCCCTCGAGAAACTCCGCCGCCGGGGCGAGGTCACCGAGACCGGCGGGTGCTACCGACTGCTGTGA
- the hmgA gene encoding hydroxymethylglutaryl-CoA reductase (NADPH): MDAEDLADRVRNGDVRLHELEQHADADVAAEARRLLVAAETGADLDAVGAYTFDAADADPNVENMLGAAQVPMGVVGPVRIDGGAVEGSKYLPMATTEGALVASVNRGCAALRAADGATARVLKNAMTRAPVFRVGDVGEAGEVASWVRANAERLAEAAESTTSHGRLRDVTPYVVGDSVFLRFAYDTKDAMGMNMATIATEAACDIVESETPAELVALSGNLCSDKKPAAINSVEGRGRTVAADVELPREVVEGYFDTTPEAIVEANTRKNLVGSAKAGSLGFNAHAANTVAAAFLATGQDVAQVVEGANAITTADVRGDDLYASLTLASLEVGTVGGGTKLPTQAESLDVVGVRGGGDPAGSNADALAEVIAAAALGGELSLLGALASDNLASAHEELGR; this comes from the coding sequence ATGGACGCAGAGGACCTCGCCGACCGGGTGCGGAACGGCGACGTGCGCCTGCACGAACTCGAACAGCACGCCGACGCCGACGTCGCCGCCGAGGCCCGCCGACTGCTCGTGGCCGCCGAAACCGGCGCCGACCTCGACGCGGTCGGCGCATACACCTTCGACGCCGCCGACGCCGACCCGAACGTGGAGAACATGCTCGGGGCGGCCCAGGTACCGATGGGCGTCGTCGGTCCCGTCCGCATCGACGGCGGCGCCGTCGAGGGGTCGAAGTACCTCCCGATGGCGACGACGGAGGGCGCGCTCGTCGCCTCGGTCAACCGCGGCTGTGCGGCCCTCCGGGCTGCGGACGGTGCCACCGCTCGCGTCCTGAAGAACGCGATGACGCGGGCCCCCGTCTTCCGGGTCGGTGACGTCGGTGAGGCCGGCGAAGTCGCGTCGTGGGTCCGGGCCAACGCCGAGCGACTGGCGGAGGCCGCCGAGTCGACGACGAGCCACGGCCGGTTGCGCGACGTGACGCCCTACGTCGTCGGCGACAGCGTCTTCCTCCGGTTCGCCTACGACACCAAGGACGCCATGGGGATGAACATGGCCACCATCGCCACGGAGGCCGCCTGCGACATCGTCGAGTCCGAGACGCCGGCCGAACTGGTCGCGCTGTCGGGCAACCTCTGTTCGGACAAGAAACCCGCCGCCATAAACAGCGTCGAGGGTCGCGGCCGGACCGTCGCCGCCGACGTCGAACTGCCGCGGGAGGTCGTCGAGGGCTACTTCGACACCACGCCGGAGGCCATCGTCGAGGCCAACACCCGGAAGAACCTCGTCGGGTCGGCGAAGGCCGGGTCGCTGGGGTTCAACGCCCACGCCGCCAACACCGTCGCCGCCGCGTTCCTGGCGACCGGCCAGGACGTCGCCCAGGTCGTCGAGGGAGCCAACGCCATCACGACCGCCGACGTGCGGGGAGATGACCTCTACGCCAGCCTGACGCTGGCCTCGCTGGAGGTCGGCACCGTCGGCGGCGGGACGAAGCTCCCGACGCAGGCCGAGTCCCTCGACGTCGTCGGGGTCCGGGGCGGCGGCGACCCCGCCGGCTCGAACGCCGACGCCCTCGCGGAGGTCATCGCGGCCGCCGCCCTCGGCGGCGAACTGTCGCTGCTCGGCGCGCTCGCCTCCGACAACCTCGCTAGCGCCCACGAGGAACTGGGCCGGTAG